GAAAAACACCACCACTAAACGCGTTTGGGTGAGTAATCCAAGCTGGCCGAACCACAAGAGCGTGTTTAACTCCGCAGGGTTGGAAGTGTGCGAGTATGACTACTATGACGCACAGAACCACTCTCTTAATTTCGATGGCCTGATTAACAGCCTGCAAGCCGCACAAGCGGGTGATGTGGTGTTGTTCCACGGTTGCTGCCATAACCCAACCGGTATCGACCCAACGGCTGAACAGTGGAAAACGTTGGCCGAAATGTCATTGGCTAAAGGCTGGTTGCCACTGTTTGACTTCGCCTATCAGGGCTTTGCTCGTGGTCTGGAAGAAGATGCTGAAGGCCTGCGTATCTTTGCTGCAAGCCACAAAGAACTGATTGTTGCCAGCTCTTACTCTAAGAACTTTGGCCTCTACAATGAGCGCGTAGGTGCTTGTACGCTGGTTGCTGCTGATGCAGATACCGTAGATCGCGCATTCAGCCAGATGAAATCGGTTATTCGTGCCAACTACTCTAACCCACCAGCACACGGTGCATCTGTTGTTGCAACCATTCTGAGCAACGACGCGCTGCGTACTATTTGGGAACAAGAGCTGTCTGACATGCG
The nucleotide sequence above comes from Buttiauxella selenatireducens. Encoded proteins:
- a CDS encoding amino acid aminotransferase, with protein sequence MFENITAAPADPILGLADLFRADDRPTKINLGIGVYKDETGKTPVLTCVKKAELYLLENENTKNYLGIDGIPEFGSCTQELLFGKNNALRANKRARTAQTPGGTGALRVAADFLAKNTTTKRVWVSNPSWPNHKSVFNSAGLEVCEYDYYDAQNHSLNFDGLINSLQAAQAGDVVLFHGCCHNPTGIDPTAEQWKTLAEMSLAKGWLPLFDFAYQGFARGLEEDAEGLRIFAASHKELIVASSYSKNFGLYNERVGACTLVAADADTVDRAFSQMKSVIRANYSNPPAHGASVVATILSNDALRTIWEQELSDMRQRIHRMRQLFVNTLQEKGANRDFSFIINQNGMFSFSGLTKEQVLRLREEFGVYAVASGRVNVAGMTPDNMAPLCEAIVAVL